In Tripterygium wilfordii isolate XIE 37 chromosome 15, ASM1340144v1, whole genome shotgun sequence, one DNA window encodes the following:
- the LOC119980061 gene encoding LOW QUALITY PROTEIN: transcription factor BEE 3-like (The sequence of the model RefSeq protein was modified relative to this genomic sequence to represent the inferred CDS: deleted 2 bases in 1 codon): MADFNADIRASNSFPFLDQIDPNIEPINQFQSFIDNSHFGYMPNFTNDNFLGHQQQPDFPGNLEKNFPCIFRQNNQNSVIPMSQTGPNDQYCLLHEGKKRKAIDVSKSSTCNSSPPVSHSGIIRKNSSRRGKRVKSNDDEEEEKAKEVVHVRARRGQATDSHSLAERVRRGKINERLRCLQNIVPGCYKTMGMAVMLDEIINYVQSLQNQVEFLSMKLTAASTFYDFNSETDAIETMQRAKAYEAKQMQRLMREGNSGVGSFHTTTTKPH; encoded by the exons ATGGCTGATTTCAATGCAGATATCAGAGCTTCAAAc tcttttcctttcttggatCAAATTGATCCAAACATTGAaccaataaaccaatttcagAGTTTCATTGACAATTCCCACTTTGGTTACATGCCTAATTTCACAAACGACAACTTCTTAGGCCACCAACAACAACCTGATTTTCCAGGAAACTTGGAGAAAAATTTCCCCTGTATTTTCCGTCAAAACAATCAGAATTCCGTGATCCCCATGTCGCAGACCGGTCCAAATGATCAGTATTGCTTATTACATGAAGGCAAGAAGAGAAAAGCAATTGATGTATCAAAAAGCAGCACTTGCAACTCTTCTCCTCCAGTTTCTCATAGTGGGATTATCAGGAAAAAT AGTTCAAGAAGAGGAAAGAGAGTGAAAAGCAACgatgatgaagaggaagagaaagcaaaagaagtGGTTCATGTTAGAGCCAGAAGAGGCCAAGCCACTGATAGCCACAGTTTAGCAGAAAGG GTTAGAAGAGGAAAAATCAATGAAAGATTAAGATGCTTGCAGAACATAGTCCCAGGATGCTATAAG ACCATGGGAATGGCAGTAATGTTGGATGAGATAATCAATTATGTTCAGTCCTTGCAAAATCAAGTTGAG TTTCTTTCAATGAAGCTTACAGCAGCAAGCACATTCTATGACTTCAATTCAGAAACAGATGCAATCGAGACAATGCAg AGAGCAAAAGCATATGAAGCAAAACAAATGCAAAGATTGATGAGAGAAGGAAATTCAGGAGTTGGGAGCTtccacacaacaacaacaaagccCCATTGA